The Kocuria sp. TGY1127_2 genome includes a window with the following:
- the ribH gene encoding 6,7-dimethyl-8-ribityllumazine synthase, whose translation MSGIGTPSTAFGQLQTEGLKVAVVAASWHEQVMNGLLDGAQRALHDAGLDESATLVRVPGSFELPVAARRLADKHDAVVALGVVIRGGTPHFEYVCAAATEGLTQVSVQTGTPVGFGVLTCDDDEQALDRAGLEYSSEDKGYEATAAAVQTAVTLAHV comes from the coding sequence ATGAGCGGAATCGGAACACCCAGCACGGCGTTCGGCCAACTTCAGACCGAAGGGCTGAAAGTCGCCGTGGTAGCCGCATCGTGGCATGAGCAGGTCATGAATGGCCTCCTGGACGGGGCCCAACGGGCCCTCCACGATGCGGGTCTCGACGAGTCGGCCACACTCGTTCGCGTACCGGGGTCCTTCGAACTGCCCGTTGCCGCGCGTCGTCTTGCGGACAAACACGATGCCGTCGTGGCGCTCGGCGTCGTGATCCGGGGAGGCACCCCTCACTTCGAGTACGTGTGCGCGGCGGCGACGGAAGGGCTGACCCAGGTCAGCGTCCAGACCGGCACACCCGTGGGCTTCGGCGTTCTGACGTGCGACGACGACGAGCAGGCTCTCGACCGCGCTGGTTTGGAGTACTCGAGCGAGGACAAGGGCTACGAAGCCACGGCCGCCGCGGTGCAGACAGCGGTAACACTCGCTCATGTGTGA
- the trpA gene encoding tryptophan synthase subunit alpha, translating into MTTTSPKNPNRYSAGTKTFPLPNPGSKVRARIQACRAEGRPALIGYLPVGYPTVEDSIQAGIELGRNGADIIELGIPYSDPVMDGPVIQDATAVALSNGFKVNDVFRAVQEITEQTDAVVVVMTYWNPVMRKGVNEFARKLAEAGGAGIITPDLVPDEAGEWFEASETHGLDRIFLAAPSSSAERLDMIAHASSGFVYAVSVMGVTGARSSVSDVAEQLVSDIRTAGAENVCVGLGVSRREHVEEIGKYADGVIVGTALVRALGTGGPAAVGTLTRELAGSGDTSV; encoded by the coding sequence ATGACCACAACATCTCCCAAGAACCCGAACCGGTACAGCGCTGGGACGAAGACCTTTCCGCTGCCCAATCCTGGCTCGAAGGTACGCGCACGCATCCAGGCTTGCCGGGCAGAAGGTCGTCCGGCGCTCATCGGTTATCTTCCGGTCGGATATCCGACGGTTGAGGATTCGATTCAAGCCGGGATTGAGTTGGGGCGCAACGGGGCCGACATCATCGAATTGGGAATACCCTATTCGGACCCGGTGATGGATGGGCCGGTGATCCAGGATGCAACGGCTGTGGCCCTGAGCAATGGCTTCAAGGTCAACGACGTCTTCCGCGCCGTCCAGGAGATTACGGAGCAGACGGACGCGGTCGTGGTCGTGATGACGTATTGGAATCCGGTCATGCGCAAAGGCGTCAACGAATTCGCTCGCAAGCTGGCCGAAGCAGGTGGCGCCGGCATCATTACACCGGACCTCGTACCGGATGAGGCGGGGGAATGGTTCGAAGCCAGCGAGACCCACGGACTGGACCGGATATTCCTGGCCGCGCCCTCGTCGTCGGCCGAAAGATTGGACATGATCGCCCACGCATCCAGCGGGTTCGTCTACGCTGTCTCCGTTATGGGAGTGACGGGCGCAAGGTCCTCGGTTTCGGACGTTGCCGAACAATTGGTGTCCGATATCCGTACGGCCGGGGCTGAAAACGTGTGCGTCGGGTTGGGAGTTTCCCGACGCGAGCACGTCGAAGAGATCGGAAAGTACGCCGACGGAGTCATCGTGGGGACAGCCCTGGTGCGTGCCTTGGGCACTGGCGGTCCAGCGGCCGTCGGAACCCTGACTCGCGAATTGGCCGGCAGCGGCGACACGTCCGTATGA
- the trpC gene encoding indole-3-glycerol phosphate synthase TrpC, producing the protein MTVLDDIIAGVREDLEERRRTVSLDELKEKVSSVSPARDAVSALRGPDRETVEIIAEVKRASPSAGDLSRIAEPADLAHEYEAGGAAAISVLTESRRFKGSLEDLDAVRTEVSIPILRKDFTVDPYMIWEARAHGADLVLLIVAALSDDELRDYLELTHRLGMNAIVEAHTVEEIERAAAVGARIVGVNVRNLKTLETDKQHFANLASHLPEGPVIVAESGVAEPSDVATYGSQGAEAVLVGEALVKHSDPREAVGEFKNQGRKARAAYLGEKEAEHGE; encoded by the coding sequence ATGACAGTTTTGGACGACATCATTGCCGGAGTCCGCGAGGACCTCGAGGAGCGCCGTCGGACGGTGAGCCTCGATGAATTGAAGGAAAAGGTTTCCTCGGTGTCCCCCGCGAGGGACGCCGTGTCGGCTTTGCGTGGTCCCGACCGAGAGACCGTCGAGATCATTGCGGAGGTCAAGCGAGCAAGCCCCTCCGCGGGAGATCTTTCCCGGATTGCAGAACCTGCCGATCTCGCGCACGAATACGAAGCAGGGGGAGCGGCCGCAATTTCTGTTCTCACCGAATCGCGGCGTTTCAAAGGATCCTTGGAGGACCTCGACGCGGTTCGCACCGAGGTTTCCATCCCGATCCTGCGCAAGGATTTCACGGTCGATCCTTACATGATCTGGGAGGCCCGTGCACATGGCGCCGACCTCGTTCTGCTTATCGTCGCCGCCCTAAGCGACGACGAATTGCGTGATTACCTGGAACTGACCCATCGCCTCGGGATGAACGCGATCGTCGAGGCCCACACCGTCGAGGAGATCGAGCGCGCGGCGGCCGTTGGGGCTCGTATCGTCGGTGTGAATGTCCGCAATCTCAAGACTCTTGAGACGGACAAACAGCATTTCGCGAACCTTGCATCCCATCTTCCGGAGGGGCCGGTCATCGTGGCCGAATCCGGTGTGGCCGAGCCGAGTGATGTGGCAACCTACGGAAGTCAGGGTGCAGAAGCCGTCCTCGTGGGCGAAGCACTGGTCAAGCATTCCGATCCCCGGGAAGCAGTCGGCGAGTTCAAGAACCAGGGACGCAAAGCACGCGCCGCTTACCTGGGAGAAAAGGAAGCAGAACATGGCGAATAA
- the hisG gene encoding ATP phosphoribosyltransferase encodes MLRIAVPNKGALSQAAQTMLSEAGYLQRRDTRELAIVDDVNQVEFFYLRPRDIAVYVGHGTLDVGITGRDLLLDAEADADEALGLDFARSTFHFAGPVGQFSAIEQLQGKRVATSYSSLLRNYLAEKKIDASVVRLDGAIESSIRLGVADAIADVVETGNTMRAAGLEIFGEPIMRSEALLIKRRGLEDAAGLEVLARRMRGVLVARQYVLMDYDVSEENLAAATAITPGLEAPTVSPLQRQGWYAVRSMVPQRSTNQLMDSLYEVGARAILVSPIAAARL; translated from the coding sequence ATGTTGCGCATAGCCGTGCCCAATAAGGGCGCTCTTTCTCAGGCCGCACAGACCATGCTCTCCGAAGCCGGATATCTCCAGCGACGAGACACTCGGGAACTAGCCATCGTCGATGACGTCAATCAGGTCGAGTTCTTCTACCTGAGGCCCCGGGATATCGCGGTCTATGTGGGGCACGGGACCCTCGATGTCGGAATCACCGGCCGGGATCTGCTTCTGGACGCGGAGGCCGATGCAGACGAGGCTCTCGGTCTCGACTTCGCTCGTTCGACCTTTCACTTCGCGGGGCCTGTGGGGCAGTTCTCGGCAATCGAACAATTGCAGGGAAAGCGGGTTGCGACAAGCTATTCCAGCCTGTTGCGCAATTACCTGGCCGAAAAGAAGATCGACGCGTCGGTCGTTCGATTGGACGGCGCGATCGAATCCTCGATCCGCCTGGGTGTCGCCGATGCCATTGCGGACGTCGTCGAGACCGGAAACACCATGCGTGCGGCGGGCCTGGAGATTTTCGGCGAACCCATCATGCGGTCAGAAGCCCTGCTCATCAAGAGGCGCGGTCTCGAAGACGCTGCGGGCTTGGAGGTCCTAGCCCGCAGGATGCGCGGCGTGCTCGTCGCCCGACAGTACGTCCTGATGGATTATGACGTGAGCGAAGAGAATCTGGCAGCGGCCACCGCGATCACCCCAGGGCTCGAAGCGCCTACGGTCTCGCCGCTGCAACGCCAGGGCTGGTACGCCGTGCGGTCAATGGTTCCCCAGCGTTCGACCAACCAACTCATGGACAGCCTCTACGAGGTCGGAGCCCGTGCCATTCTGGTGTCGCCGATTGCCGCGGCCCGGCTCTGA
- a CDS encoding phosphoribosyl-ATP diphosphatase has translation MKTFEDLFSELTTKATDRPTGSKTVAELDSGIHGIGKKVVEEAAEVWMAGEYQTDEELSEEISQLIYHLQVLMIARGLKPEDIYKYL, from the coding sequence GTGAAAACCTTTGAAGACCTGTTCTCTGAACTGACCACCAAAGCCACCGACCGGCCGACTGGCTCCAAGACCGTCGCCGAACTCGATTCCGGAATCCACGGGATCGGGAAGAAAGTGGTCGAGGAAGCCGCCGAGGTCTGGATGGCCGGCGAATACCAGACCGACGAGGAGCTCTCCGAGGAGATCTCACAGCTGATTTACCATCTTCAGGTCCTGATGATTGCCCGCGGACTCAAGCCCGAAGATATTTACAAGTACCTCTGA
- the lgt gene encoding prolipoprotein diacylglyceryl transferase has protein sequence MSLVTPIASLPSPTWSGFHLGPLTIHAYALCILLGIVICLWLTSKRWQSMGEDPERIWDIAIWAIPFGLVGARMYHVLVTAPGDYFGPGRNPVDALKIWEGGIGIMGAVTVGGLGAWIACRRMGLSLAKFADAAAPGILIAQGIGRWGNWFNQELFGKPTTLPWGLEINPMSHNFPTQYAPGTLFHPTFLYESLWDIIGGLVLLWLSQRILRTRGQVFWVYVMYYGIGRFLIELFLRIDESDVFLGLRIHVWTSGFLVVLALVMLAVVSLRRRRRTGEISPSEESDALTP, from the coding sequence ATGAGTCTCGTGACGCCGATCGCTTCCCTCCCTTCACCGACCTGGTCGGGATTCCACCTTGGGCCTTTGACCATTCATGCGTACGCGCTGTGCATCTTGCTAGGCATCGTGATTTGCCTGTGGCTGACGTCCAAACGATGGCAGTCCATGGGGGAGGACCCCGAGAGGATCTGGGACATCGCGATTTGGGCCATACCGTTCGGCCTGGTCGGAGCGCGCATGTATCACGTTCTCGTCACTGCCCCCGGTGACTATTTCGGCCCCGGCAGAAATCCTGTGGATGCCCTCAAGATCTGGGAGGGCGGAATCGGAATTATGGGGGCCGTAACCGTCGGCGGCCTTGGAGCGTGGATCGCGTGCCGAAGGATGGGGCTTTCACTGGCCAAATTCGCCGACGCCGCGGCACCGGGCATCCTCATCGCTCAAGGCATCGGGCGCTGGGGCAATTGGTTCAACCAAGAGCTGTTCGGGAAGCCGACCACGCTGCCGTGGGGCCTCGAAATCAACCCGATGAGCCATAACTTCCCGACCCAGTATGCGCCGGGGACGTTATTCCACCCGACTTTCCTGTACGAATCGCTGTGGGACATCATCGGTGGATTGGTCTTACTGTGGCTCTCCCAACGGATTCTTCGCACGCGCGGGCAGGTCTTTTGGGTGTACGTCATGTACTACGGAATAGGCCGCTTCTTGATCGAACTGTTCCTGCGGATCGATGAATCCGATGTGTTCCTGGGCCTGCGCATTCACGTGTGGACCTCCGGATTCCTGGTGGTGCTTGCACTCGTGATGCTCGCGGTCGTATCCCTACGACGGAGGCGGCGAACTGGGGAGATCAGCCCGTCGGAAGAATCCGACGCGCTGACACCGTAA
- a CDS encoding Trp biosynthesis-associated membrane protein, with the protein MSEDPAEGSKTTAEVAGNTDENTKKAGSGRIILTSLLVPILAFVTTLFPWIHANVSSVLSQVNVDVKGTDAAPAVSALGLVALAGVVAVRIAGKVLRAVICAVIALAGAGMAIAALTAAINPQDAAMTKVGEATGTNGPGGSYVVTVWPWLTFVLGIATVLVAVWLWWSSRHWKTTSRRYERESQHSVQKGENPHADDIDTWDSLSEGEDPTR; encoded by the coding sequence ATGAGCGAGGATCCCGCCGAAGGGTCTAAGACCACCGCCGAGGTGGCCGGGAACACCGATGAGAACACGAAGAAGGCGGGCTCCGGACGCATCATATTGACGAGCCTCCTGGTGCCGATTCTCGCGTTCGTCACGACCCTGTTCCCATGGATCCACGCGAATGTCTCGAGTGTCCTTTCGCAGGTCAACGTGGACGTCAAAGGAACCGATGCCGCCCCAGCGGTTTCCGCGCTCGGCCTGGTCGCTCTGGCCGGCGTTGTTGCAGTCCGGATTGCGGGCAAAGTCTTGCGTGCCGTCATCTGTGCAGTCATCGCTCTGGCCGGTGCAGGCATGGCGATCGCGGCCCTGACCGCGGCGATCAACCCGCAGGACGCGGCAATGACGAAGGTCGGTGAGGCGACCGGGACCAACGGTCCCGGCGGAAGCTACGTCGTGACGGTGTGGCCGTGGCTGACCTTTGTCCTCGGAATTGCCACGGTTCTGGTCGCGGTCTGGCTCTGGTGGTCCAGCCGCCATTGGAAGACGACCTCACGTCGGTATGAGCGGGAGTCGCAACATTCGGTCCAGAAAGGTGAGAACCCTCACGCCGACGATATCGACACTTGGGATTCGCTCTCCGAAGGGGAAGATCCCACGCGGTAG
- the trpB gene encoding tryptophan synthase subunit beta — MANNPASEQDRDLAETFLEAPHGSLKNASGPYFGQFGGQWMPESLIRAVDELEDTFEKAKADPDFLDEFQRLSREYSNRPSLLTEAERLSERAGVRIFLKREDLNHTGSHKINNVLGQALLAKKMGKTRLIAETGAGQHGVATATAAAYFGMECVVYMGEVDTNRQALNVARMQLLGAKVIAVQNGSRTLKDAINEALRDWVANVEDTHYLLGTAAGAHPFPAMVRYFHDAIGTEARQQLLERTGRLPDAVAACVGGGSNAIGMFHAFLDDESVELYGLEPGGDGLDTDRHAATINLGRPGVLHGARTYLMQDDDGQTIESHSISAGLDYPGVGPEHAYLSEIGRASYQAVTDTEAMDALRTLCETEGIIPAIESAHALAGALRLAGQWKQEDPEGAREKIIAVCLSGRGDKDMDTAVEWFGLGKAIPSSEVNAASLRSQESGNGQDEAAEEQK, encoded by the coding sequence ATGGCGAATAACCCAGCATCGGAACAGGACCGAGACCTAGCCGAGACCTTCTTGGAGGCCCCTCACGGCTCGTTGAAGAACGCGAGCGGGCCCTATTTCGGACAGTTCGGGGGCCAGTGGATGCCTGAGTCGCTGATCCGCGCAGTGGACGAGCTCGAGGACACCTTCGAAAAGGCCAAAGCGGATCCCGACTTCCTCGATGAGTTCCAGCGGTTGTCCCGGGAATACTCGAACCGGCCTTCCCTGCTGACCGAAGCTGAACGGCTGAGCGAGCGCGCCGGAGTTCGTATCTTTCTCAAGCGCGAGGACCTGAACCATACCGGTTCGCACAAGATCAACAACGTATTGGGCCAGGCCCTGTTGGCCAAGAAGATGGGCAAGACCCGTCTGATTGCCGAAACCGGGGCAGGCCAGCACGGGGTTGCCACGGCCACCGCGGCGGCGTATTTCGGCATGGAATGCGTGGTCTACATGGGCGAGGTCGACACCAACCGGCAAGCGCTCAACGTGGCCCGCATGCAGCTGCTCGGGGCCAAGGTCATCGCGGTGCAGAATGGGTCGCGGACCTTGAAGGACGCGATCAATGAGGCATTGCGGGACTGGGTTGCCAACGTCGAGGACACCCATTACCTCCTCGGTACGGCCGCCGGTGCGCATCCTTTCCCGGCAATGGTTCGGTATTTCCACGACGCCATCGGTACGGAAGCACGTCAACAGCTTCTCGAGAGGACCGGCCGTCTCCCTGACGCGGTTGCCGCCTGCGTGGGTGGCGGATCCAACGCCATCGGGATGTTTCACGCCTTTTTGGATGACGAGTCGGTTGAGTTGTACGGTCTGGAGCCGGGTGGAGACGGTCTGGACACAGACCGTCACGCCGCCACGATCAACTTGGGTCGGCCTGGGGTCCTGCACGGTGCGCGCACGTACCTCATGCAGGACGACGATGGCCAAACCATCGAGTCCCATTCGATCTCGGCGGGACTCGACTACCCGGGAGTCGGACCCGAACACGCGTACCTTTCGGAGATCGGGCGCGCCTCGTATCAAGCCGTGACCGATACCGAGGCCATGGATGCCTTGCGCACGCTGTGCGAGACGGAGGGCATCATTCCGGCCATCGAGTCCGCCCACGCCCTGGCGGGAGCTCTGCGCCTGGCCGGACAGTGGAAGCAGGAAGATCCGGAAGGGGCCCGCGAGAAGATCATCGCCGTATGCCTTTCCGGCCGCGGGGACAAGGACATGGATACTGCGGTCGAATGGTTCGGACTCGGCAAAGCCATCCCAAGTTCAGAAGTCAACGCCGCCAGCCTCAGGAGCCAGGAATCCGGCAACGGTCAGGATGAGGCCGCGGAGGAGCAGAAATGA
- a CDS encoding maleylpyruvate isomerase family mycothiol-dependent enzyme, which produces MSAITDLRNQLVEVLQKTGPGKPTLCEGWNTEHMVAHLLLRETRPDIAAGAVLSPLAARTERKTEELAEKLTDGRLYMEAVEKFAQAKAPNRMHGTVDEGMNYVEYVVHREDVLRGSPAANEMNGGESRIDHEDEKIWKTLSSQGKMFSKSYPDGLTIVGTDDQGSPVFGRETLRKPAEASRVSGLVQKVVKAPSTGEQVTITGTPLEILLYLFGRREAAEVEVEY; this is translated from the coding sequence ATGAGCGCGATCACAGATCTCAGAAACCAACTCGTCGAAGTCCTTCAAAAGACCGGTCCGGGAAAGCCCACACTGTGCGAAGGGTGGAACACCGAGCACATGGTGGCGCATTTGCTCCTCCGCGAGACCCGGCCCGACATCGCGGCAGGAGCCGTTCTGTCCCCGCTGGCAGCGAGAACCGAAAGGAAGACCGAAGAACTTGCCGAGAAGCTGACCGACGGTCGCCTGTACATGGAAGCGGTCGAGAAATTCGCGCAGGCGAAAGCTCCCAACCGAATGCACGGAACCGTGGACGAGGGAATGAATTACGTCGAGTACGTGGTCCATCGAGAAGACGTGCTCCGAGGCTCTCCCGCTGCGAATGAAATGAACGGCGGCGAATCCCGGATCGATCACGAGGACGAAAAGATCTGGAAAACGCTGTCTTCGCAGGGAAAAATGTTCTCCAAGAGCTACCCCGACGGCCTCACGATCGTCGGCACCGACGATCAGGGCTCACCCGTTTTCGGACGGGAAACGCTCCGAAAGCCAGCCGAGGCATCCAGGGTCAGCGGGCTCGTGCAAAAGGTCGTCAAGGCTCCGAGTACGGGCGAACAGGTCACGATCACGGGAACGCCCCTTGAAATCCTTCTGTATCTGTTCGGCCGCCGAGAAGCCGCCGAGGTCGAGGTCGAATACTGA
- the hisF gene encoding imidazole glycerol phosphate synthase subunit HisF: MTVAVRVIPCLDVDAGRVVKGVNFEGLRDAGDPVELAKRYDAAGADELTFLDVTASSSARETTYDIVAQTAEQVFIPLTVGGGVRTPEDVDRLLRAGADKASINTAAINNPEVIDAIAERFGNQVLVLSVDTKRTDQTSSGFEVTTHGGRRSTGIDALDWARDAAERGVGEILLNSIDADGTRDGFDLEMIRAIRDVVDVPLIASGGAGEPAHFPEAIRAGADAVLAASIFHFGPDSAIHEVKNAIREAGFEVR; this comes from the coding sequence ATGACTGTAGCTGTGCGTGTGATCCCGTGTCTGGACGTCGACGCCGGACGCGTGGTCAAAGGAGTGAATTTCGAAGGGCTTCGGGACGCCGGAGACCCGGTCGAGCTGGCGAAGCGTTACGACGCCGCTGGAGCCGATGAACTGACATTCCTGGATGTCACGGCGTCCTCGTCCGCACGCGAGACGACCTATGACATCGTCGCCCAGACGGCCGAGCAGGTCTTCATTCCGCTCACCGTCGGCGGAGGAGTCCGCACACCCGAAGACGTGGACCGGCTCCTGCGCGCAGGCGCGGACAAGGCCTCGATCAATACCGCCGCCATCAACAATCCTGAGGTCATCGACGCCATCGCCGAACGCTTTGGAAACCAGGTGCTGGTGCTGTCGGTCGATACCAAACGCACTGATCAAACCTCATCCGGTTTCGAAGTGACGACTCATGGCGGACGACGGTCCACGGGGATCGACGCTCTGGACTGGGCCCGCGACGCGGCCGAACGCGGGGTCGGGGAGATCTTGCTGAACTCCATCGACGCAGACGGTACCAGGGACGGATTCGACCTGGAGATGATCCGGGCGATCAGGGACGTCGTGGATGTCCCCTTGATCGCTTCGGGCGGCGCCGGCGAACCCGCGCATTTTCCGGAGGCCATACGGGCCGGGGCAGATGCGGTACTGGCCGCGTCGATCTTCCATTTCGGGCCGGACAGTGCGATTCACGAGGTCAAGAACGCGATTCGAGAGGCGGGGTTCGAGGTCCGATAA
- a CDS encoding anthranilate synthase component I, whose amino-acid sequence MTSQQQELPGQIRPTREEFRELAAQRRVVPVSIKVVADSLTPIGIYRSLVARDGQAKPGTFLLESANAGAQWSRYSFIGVSSRSTLTTKDGKPFWQGTVPEGARTNGSPVDAIRDTLEMLHTEPFEDLPPLTSGLVGYLGWDTVRHWEKLPHPPTDDLNLPEFALNLVSDMAIHDHKDGSVTLVANAINWDGTSERVDWAYDDAVSRVHSMLKHLAEPLGRTTVSYLSDNDAPANPFEEDITETWSRQQYMNSIVEGKHAIHDGDIFQIVISRRFEAETDALPLDVYRVLRQTNPSPYMYLYTFEDPDGEPYSIVGSSPEALVTVSGDRATTHPIAGSRPRGDTHAHDVALAEELLADEKERSEHLMLVDLSRNDLSKIASPGTVAVTQFMEIERFSHIMHISSTVEARIREDANAYDVLRATFPAGTLSGAPKPRAMQLLDDYEPHRRGVYGGVVGYFDFAGNMDMAIAIRTALLKNGRAYVQAGAGIVADSVPDTEADETVSKAAAPLRAVLRARNLMSLAEEDRI is encoded by the coding sequence ATGACCAGTCAGCAACAAGAACTGCCGGGGCAGATTCGCCCCACCAGAGAGGAATTCCGTGAGCTCGCGGCTCAGCGACGCGTCGTACCGGTGAGCATCAAAGTCGTCGCCGACTCGCTGACGCCCATCGGAATCTACCGTTCGCTCGTCGCTCGGGACGGGCAGGCGAAACCTGGCACTTTTCTCCTCGAATCCGCAAATGCTGGAGCCCAGTGGTCGCGATATTCGTTCATCGGCGTATCCTCACGATCAACGCTGACCACCAAAGACGGCAAGCCATTCTGGCAGGGCACGGTGCCGGAGGGTGCGAGGACAAACGGCAGTCCGGTCGATGCCATACGTGACACGTTGGAGATGCTCCACACAGAACCCTTCGAGGATTTGCCGCCCCTGACCTCGGGTCTGGTCGGATACTTGGGCTGGGATACGGTTCGGCATTGGGAGAAACTGCCGCACCCGCCGACCGACGACCTCAACCTGCCCGAATTCGCCCTCAACCTGGTCTCCGATATGGCGATCCATGACCACAAAGACGGGTCGGTGACTTTGGTCGCCAACGCCATCAACTGGGACGGCACCTCGGAGCGGGTGGATTGGGCCTACGATGACGCCGTCTCCCGCGTCCACTCCATGCTGAAGCATCTGGCGGAGCCCTTGGGACGAACCACCGTGTCATACCTGTCGGACAACGACGCTCCAGCCAATCCGTTCGAGGAAGACATCACAGAAACGTGGAGCCGTCAGCAGTACATGAACTCGATCGTCGAGGGAAAGCACGCGATCCACGACGGCGACATCTTCCAGATCGTCATTTCTCGACGATTCGAGGCTGAGACCGATGCCCTGCCCCTCGATGTGTACCGCGTCCTGAGACAGACCAACCCATCGCCGTACATGTACCTGTACACATTCGAGGATCCGGACGGAGAACCGTATTCGATCGTGGGGTCCTCGCCGGAAGCCCTCGTGACCGTCAGCGGTGACAGGGCAACCACGCACCCAATCGCCGGATCGAGGCCGCGAGGAGACACGCATGCGCACGACGTCGCGCTCGCGGAAGAGCTCCTGGCGGACGAGAAAGAACGCTCGGAACACTTGATGCTCGTGGATCTTTCCCGCAATGATCTGTCCAAAATTGCTTCCCCGGGCACCGTGGCGGTGACACAATTCATGGAAATCGAGCGCTTCAGTCACATCATGCACATTTCTTCGACCGTTGAAGCCCGGATACGGGAGGACGCGAATGCCTACGATGTCCTGAGGGCCACCTTCCCGGCGGGCACGCTCTCCGGAGCACCCAAGCCACGGGCTATGCAATTGCTCGACGATTACGAACCTCATCGCCGAGGCGTCTACGGTGGCGTGGTGGGTTACTTCGATTTCGCCGGAAACATGGATATGGCGATCGCGATCCGCACCGCACTGCTCAAGAACGGGCGTGCGTATGTACAAGCCGGGGCCGGTATTGTGGCAGATTCCGTACCGGATACCGAGGCCGATGAAACCGTCAGCAAGGCTGCTGCTCCGTTACGAGCCGTGCTTCGAGCTCGTAACCTCATGAGCCTGGCAGAGGAGGACCGAATATGA
- a CDS encoding HGxxPAAW family protein: MSSEQQLELTPIAVEGHGNTISAWALVVLVVVGLTVGCVAFVVGNTPWVIVGLAIIVVGFIVSGVLKAAGFGKLGSRTKSHK; this comes from the coding sequence GTGAGCTCTGAACAACAACTCGAACTCACACCGATCGCCGTTGAGGGTCACGGCAACACGATTTCCGCATGGGCCCTGGTTGTGCTGGTCGTGGTCGGTTTGACCGTCGGTTGCGTTGCTTTTGTCGTGGGGAACACTCCGTGGGTCATCGTTGGCCTGGCCATCATCGTCGTGGGCTTCATCGTCAGCGGTGTGCTCAAGGCCGCCGGATTCGGCAAGCTCGGCTCACGGACCAAGAGCCACAAGTAA
- the hisI gene encoding phosphoribosyl-AMP cyclohydrolase: MMTQSRAQDTALSGEIEERLKYDAQGLVAAIVQQHDTGEVLMLGWMDAEALRRSLTSGRVTFWSRSRQEYWRKGDTSGHRQYVKSVALDCDGDALLVRVDQIGAACHTGTRTCFDGRELPAVVGDAEA, translated from the coding sequence ATGATGACTCAGTCGCGCGCCCAGGACACGGCGCTCTCCGGAGAGATCGAAGAGCGCCTCAAATACGATGCACAAGGATTGGTTGCCGCCATTGTGCAGCAGCATGACACCGGAGAGGTCCTCATGCTTGGCTGGATGGACGCCGAAGCACTCCGTCGGAGCCTGACCAGCGGACGCGTGACTTTCTGGTCGCGGTCTCGCCAAGAATATTGGCGCAAGGGAGACACTTCCGGGCACCGCCAATACGTCAAGTCCGTGGCTCTCGACTGCGACGGAGACGCATTACTGGTGCGGGTGGACCAGATCGGGGCCGCATGCCATACCGGAACCCGCACTTGCTTCGACGGGCGTGAGCTTCCTGCGGTGGTCGGAGACGCGGAAGCCTGA